In a genomic window of Pelecanus crispus isolate bPelCri1 chromosome 1, bPelCri1.pri, whole genome shotgun sequence:
- the LOC142596572 gene encoding histone H4 — translation MSGRGKGGKGLGKGGAKRHRKVLRDNIQGITKPAIRRLARRGGVKRISGLIYEETRGVLKVFLENVIRDAVTYTEHAKRKTVTAMDVVYALKRQGRTLYGFGG, via the coding sequence ATGTCCGGCAGAGGCAAGGGCGGGAAGGGGCTCGGCAAGGGCGGCGCCAAGCGGCACCGCAAGGTGCTGCGCGACAACATCCAGGGCATCACCAAGCCGGCCATCCGGCGCCTGGCTCGGCGCGGCGGCGTGAAGCGCATCTCGGGGCTGATCTACGAGGAGACGCGCGGCGTGCTGAAGGTCTTCCTGGAGAACGTGATCCGCGACGCCGTCACCTACACGGAGCACGCCAAGAGGAAGACGGTGACGGCCATGGACGTGGTGTACGCCCTCAAGCGCCAGGGACGCACCCTCTACGGCTTCGGCGGCTAA
- the LOC142594318 gene encoding histone H2A type 2-C → MSGRGKQGGKARAKAKSRSSRAGLQFPVGRVHRLLRKGNYAERVGAGAPVYLAAVLEYLTAEILELAGNAARDNKKTRIIPRHLQLAIRNDEELNKLLGKVTIAQGGVLPNIQAVLLPKKTESHKAKSK, encoded by the coding sequence ATGTCGGGCCGCGGGAAGCAGGGCGGGAAGGCGCGTGCCAAGGCCAAGTCGCGCTCGTCGCGGGCCGGGCTGCAGTTCCCCGTGGGCCGCGTGCACCGGCTGCTGCGCAAGGGCAACTACGCGGAGCGGGTGGGCGCCGGCGCCCCGGTGTACCTGGCGGCCGTGCTGGAGTACCTGACGGCCGAGATCCTGGAGCTGGCGGGCAACGCGGCCCGCGACAACAAGAAGACGCGCATCATCCCGCGCCACCTGCAGCTGGCCATCCGCAACGACGAGGAGCTCAACAAGCTGCTGGGCAAGGTGACCATCGCGCAGGGCGGCGTGCTGCCCAACATCCAGGCCGTGCTGCTGCCCAAGAAGACGGAGAGCCACAAGGCGAAGAGCAAGTAA
- the LOC142594935 gene encoding histone H3: MARTKQTARKSTGGKAPRKQLATKAARKSAPATGGVKKPHRYRPGTVALREIRRYQKSTELLIRKLPFQRLVREIAQDFKTDLRFQSSAVMALQEASEAYLVGLFEDTNLCAIHAKRVTIMPKDIQLARRIRGERA, translated from the coding sequence ATGGCGCGCACGAAGCAGACGGCGCGTAAGTCGACGGGCGGGAAGGCGCCCCGCAAGCAGCTGGCCACCAAGGCGGCCCGCAAGAGCGCGCCGGCCACGGGCGGCGTGAAGAAGCCGCACCGGTACCGGCCCGGCACGGTGGCGCTGCGCGAGATCCGGCGCTACCAGAAGTCGACGGAGCTGCTGATCCGCAAGCTGCCCTTCCAGCGGCTGGTGCGGGAGATCGCGCAGGACTTCAAGACCGACCTGCGCTTCCAGAGCTCGGCCGTGATGGCGCTGCAGGAGGCGAGCGAGGCCTACCTGGTGGGGCTCTTCGAGGACACCAACCTCTGCGCCATCCACGCCAAGCGCGTCACCATCATGCCCAAGGACATCCAGCTGGCCCGCCGCATCCGCGGTGAACGTGCGTAA
- the LOC142593000 gene encoding histone H1.01-like — MSETAPVAAPDVAAAAPAPAKATAAKKPKKAAGGSKARKPAGPSVTELITKAVSASKERKGLSLAALKKALAAGGYDVEKSNSRIKLGLKSLVSKGTLVQTKGTGASGSFRLNKKPGEVKEKAPKKRAAAAKPKKPAAKKPASAAKKPKKAVTAKKSPKKAKKPAATAAKKAAKSPKKAPKAAKPKKAVAAAKSPAKAKAVKPKAAKPKTAKAKKAAPKKK, encoded by the coding sequence ATGTCCGAGACCGCTCCCGTCGCCGCGCCCGAcgtcgccgccgccgctccggctCCGGCCAAGGCTACGGCCGCCAAGAAGCCGAAGAAGGCGGCGGGCGGCTCCAAAGCCCGCAAGCCGGCGGGCCCCAGCGTCACCGAGCTGATCACCAAGGCCGTGTCCGCCTCCAAGGAGCGCAAGGGGCTCTCCCTCGCCGCGCTCAAGAAGGCGCTGGCCGCCGGCGGCTACGATGTGGAAAAGAGCAATAGCCGCATCAAGCTGGGACTCAAGAGCCTGGTCAGCAAGGGCACCCTGGTGCAGACCAAGGGCACCGGCGCCTCCGGCTCCTTCCGCCTCAACAAGAAGCCGGgagaagtgaaggaaaaagcCCCCAAGAAGCGGGCAGCCGCGGCCAAGCCCAAGAAGCCGGCGGCCAAGAAGCCCGCCAGCGCCGCCAAGAAGCCCAAGAAGGCGGTGACAGCAAAGAAGAGCCCCAAGAAAGCGAAGAAGCCGGCAGCCACCGCGGCCAAGAAAGCGGCCAAGAGCCCCAAGAAGGCGCCTAAGGCTGCCAAGCCCAAAAAGGCGGTGGCAGCAGCGAAGAGCCCGGCCAAGGCGAAGGCGGTGAAGCCCAAGGCAGCCAAGCCCAAAACGGCCAAGGCGAAGAAGGCAGCGcccaagaagaaataa
- the LOC142595455 gene encoding histone H4: MSGRGKGGKGLGKGGAKRHRKVLRDNIQGITKPAIRRLARRGGVKRISGLIYEETRGVLKVFLENVIRDAVTYTEHAKRKTVTAMDVVYALKRQGRTLYGFGG; encoded by the coding sequence atgtccGGCAGAGGCAAGGGCGGGAAGGGGCTCGGCAAGGGCGGCGCCAAGCGGCACCGCAAGGTGCTGCGCGACAACATCCAGGGCATCACCAAGCCGGCCATCCGGCGCCTGGCTCGGCGCGGCGGCGTGAAGCGCATCTCGGGGCTGATCTACGAGGAGACGCGCGGCGTGCTGAAGGTCTTCCTGGAGAACGTGATCCGCGACGCCGTCACCTACACGGAGCACGCCAAGAGGAAGACGGTGACGGCCATGGACGTGGTGTACGCCCTCAAGCGCCAGGGACGCACCCTCTATGGCTTCGGCGGCTAA
- the LOC142593001 gene encoding histone H3 — MARTKQTARKSTGGKAPRKQLATKAARKSAPATGGVKKPHRYRPGTVALREIRRYQKSTELLIRKLPFQRLVREIAQDFKTDLRFQSSAVMALQEASEAYLVGLFEDTNLCAIHAKRVTIMPKDIQLARRIRGERA; from the coding sequence ATGGCGCGCACGAAGCAGACGGCGCGTAAGTCGACGGGCGGGAAGGCGCCCCGCAAGCAGCTGGCCACCAAGGCGGCCCGCAAGAGCGCGCCGGCCACGGGCGGCGTGAAGAAGCCGCACCGGTACCGGCCCGGCACGGTGGCGCTGCGCGAGATCCGGCGCTACCAGAAGTCGACGGAGCTGCTGATCCGCAAGCTGCCCTTCCAGCGGCTGGTGCGGGAGATCGCGCAGGACTTCAAGACCGACCTGCGCTTCCAGAGCTCGGCCGTGATGGCGCTGCAGGAGGCGAGCGAGGCCTACCTGGTGGGGCTCTTCGAGGACACCAACCTCTGCGCCATCCACGCCAAGCGCGTCACCATCATGCCCAAGGACATCCAGCTGGCCCGCCGCATCCGCGGCGAGCGCGCCTGA